The Erythrobacter sp. JK5 genome includes a region encoding these proteins:
- a CDS encoding pyruvate dehydrogenase complex E1 component subunit beta, whose protein sequence is MGIELKMPALSPTMEEGTLAKWLVKEGDEIAPGDIIAEIETDKATMEFEAIDDGVIGKILVPEGTENVAVGTVIAMLDGEGDASPAPAPAAKPAPAPAPVPKPAAEKPKPAATAQDPEIPDGTSFTAVSVREALRDAMAEEMRRDERVFVMGEEVAEYQGAYKVTQGLLDEFGPKRVIDTPITEYGFAGIGAGAAMGGLRPIVEFMTFNFAMQAIDHIINSAAKTNYMSGGQMRCPIVFRGPNGAASRVGAQHSQNYGPWYASVPGLIVIAPYDSADAKGLLKAAIRSEDPVVFLENELVYGRSFDVPDLDDHVLPIGKARIMREGSDATIVSYSIGVGLALEAAETLAGEGIDAEVIDLRTLRPLDRQAILTSLAKTNRLVVAEEGWPTCSIASEIISICMEEGFDDLDAPVLRVCNEDVPLPYAANLEHLALIDAERIVEAVKKVCYV, encoded by the coding sequence ATGGGTATCGAACTCAAGATGCCGGCGCTGTCGCCGACCATGGAAGAAGGCACGCTGGCCAAATGGCTCGTCAAGGAGGGCGACGAGATCGCTCCGGGTGACATCATCGCCGAGATCGAGACCGACAAGGCGACGATGGAATTCGAAGCCATCGACGATGGCGTGATCGGCAAGATCCTGGTGCCCGAGGGTACCGAGAACGTCGCGGTCGGCACCGTGATCGCGATGCTCGACGGGGAGGGGGATGCATCCCCCGCTCCCGCACCTGCGGCGAAGCCAGCGCCGGCTCCCGCGCCTGTTCCCAAACCGGCGGCGGAAAAGCCCAAACCTGCCGCGACAGCGCAAGATCCCGAAATTCCCGATGGCACCAGCTTCACCGCGGTCTCGGTCCGCGAGGCGTTGCGCGACGCGATGGCCGAGGAAATGCGCCGCGACGAACGTGTGTTCGTGATGGGCGAGGAAGTCGCCGAGTATCAGGGCGCTTACAAGGTGACGCAGGGCCTGCTCGACGAATTCGGCCCCAAACGCGTGATCGACACGCCGATCACCGAATACGGGTTTGCCGGTATCGGTGCAGGCGCGGCGATGGGCGGATTGCGTCCAATCGTCGAGTTCATGACCTTCAACTTCGCGATGCAGGCCATCGACCACATCATCAACTCGGCAGCCAAGACGAATTACATGTCGGGTGGCCAGATGCGGTGCCCGATCGTGTTCCGCGGCCCCAATGGTGCGGCTTCGCGCGTGGGTGCGCAGCACAGCCAGAATTACGGCCCGTGGTACGCCAGCGTCCCCGGCCTGATCGTCATCGCGCCCTACGACAGCGCCGATGCCAAGGGGCTGTTGAAAGCCGCGATCCGAAGCGAGGACCCGGTGGTCTTCCTGGAAAACGAGCTGGTCTATGGCCGCAGCTTCGATGTCCCCGACCTCGACGATCACGTCCTTCCCATCGGCAAGGCTCGGATCATGCGGGAAGGGTCAGACGCCACCATCGTCAGCTATTCGATCGGGGTCGGGCTAGCACTCGAAGCCGCGGAGACGCTGGCGGGCGAGGGCATCGACGCCGAAGTGATCGACCTGCGCACGCTGCGCCCGCTCGACAGGCAGGCGATCCTCACAAGTCTCGCCAAGACCAACCGTCTGGTGGTGGCAGAAGAGGGCTGGCCGACCTGCTCGATCGCGAGCGAGATCATCTCGATCTGTATGGAAGAGGGTTTTGACGATCTCGATGCGCCGGTGCTGCGGGTGTGCAACGAAGACGTGCCGCTGCCCTATGCCGCCAACCTCGAACATCTCGCGCTGATCGATGCCGAGAGGATCGTCGAAGCGGTGAAAAAGGTCTGTTACGTCTGA
- a CDS encoding carbon-nitrogen hydrolase family protein — protein MTRIAVLQMTSGIDPERNFATIADAVREAASGGAQMLFTPEMSILLDRDRKRAASWIEGGGPADMETRLAGLAGDHAIALAIGSMPVAVDAGMWGNRSYLFSSTGVRAATYDKIHMFDVELATGESWRESAAYRPGETVVAVEETPLGRLGLTICYDLRFPALFEALGQGRCDTIAVPAAFTVPTGRAHWHVLLRARAIEASAFVIAAAQVGKHEDGRETYGHSLVIDPWGEVLLDMGGEEAGLGFCELDLTTVEQVRAQLPSLANRREIPKWIHR, from the coding sequence TTGACCCGGATCGCCGTCCTGCAGATGACCTCGGGGATCGACCCCGAACGCAATTTCGCGACCATCGCCGACGCGGTGCGCGAGGCCGCATCGGGCGGAGCGCAGATGCTGTTCACGCCCGAGATGTCGATCCTGCTCGATCGCGACCGCAAACGCGCAGCATCCTGGATCGAGGGCGGCGGACCGGCGGATATGGAGACCCGACTTGCCGGACTGGCGGGTGACCACGCGATCGCGCTGGCGATCGGGTCGATGCCGGTTGCGGTGGACGCGGGCATGTGGGGTAACCGTTCCTACCTGTTTTCGTCCACAGGGGTACGGGCTGCGACGTATGACAAGATCCACATGTTCGATGTCGAGCTGGCAACTGGGGAATCATGGCGTGAAAGCGCGGCTTACCGACCGGGCGAAACGGTGGTGGCAGTCGAGGAGACACCGCTGGGGCGGCTTGGCCTGACGATCTGCTACGATCTGCGTTTCCCCGCGCTGTTCGAGGCTTTGGGGCAGGGGCGCTGCGATACGATAGCGGTTCCCGCCGCATTCACCGTCCCGACCGGCAGGGCGCATTGGCACGTCCTGTTGCGTGCCCGGGCGATCGAGGCGAGCGCCTTCGTCATCGCCGCGGCACAGGTGGGCAAGCACGAGGACGGGCGCGAAACCTACGGCCACAGCCTGGTGATCGATCCGTGGGGCGAGGTGCTGCTCGACATGGGCGGCGAGGAGGCGGGACTGGGCTTTTGCGAGCTCGATCTGACCACCGTCGAGCAGGTCCGCGCACAGCTTCCCAGCCTTGCCAATCGGCGCGAAATCCCCAAATGGATTCATCGATGA
- the grxC gene encoding glutaredoxin 3 has protein sequence MTTPTIDIYTKFACPFCVRAKRLLSGKGVEFNEYDITMGGPKRDEMRTRAPNAQTVPQIFIGDLHVGGSDELAALDSAGKLDELLAG, from the coding sequence ATGACCACACCGACGATCGACATCTACACCAAATTCGCCTGCCCGTTCTGCGTGCGCGCAAAGCGGCTGCTGAGCGGCAAGGGGGTGGAATTCAACGAATACGACATCACCATGGGCGGGCCAAAACGCGACGAGATGCGCACGCGTGCGCCCAACGCGCAAACGGTTCCGCAAATTTTCATCGGCGATTTGCATGTCGGCGGGTCCGACGAACTCGCCGCGCTCGACAGTGCGGGCAAGCTCGACGAACTGCTGGCAGGGTAG
- a CDS encoding DUF1178 family protein, producing the protein MIVFDLHCDEGHRFEGWFGSSGDYESQRERGLVACPECGSGEVGKAPMAPAVPVKGNRRREAGQPVAPETDGTTSVSNHGLTPEVKRAMQALAEAQAKALKDSTYVGDKFAEQSRAMHYGERDEAPIHGRASLEDAKALVDEGVPVAPLPFPVAPPDELN; encoded by the coding sequence ATGATAGTGTTCGATCTTCACTGCGACGAAGGCCACCGGTTCGAAGGGTGGTTCGGATCGTCGGGCGACTATGAAAGCCAGCGGGAGCGGGGGCTGGTCGCGTGCCCTGAATGCGGATCGGGAGAAGTCGGAAAAGCGCCGATGGCGCCTGCCGTCCCGGTCAAGGGCAATCGCCGCCGCGAAGCCGGTCAGCCCGTTGCGCCCGAGACCGATGGGACGACGTCTGTGTCCAATCATGGGCTGACTCCCGAGGTGAAACGCGCGATGCAGGCGCTGGCCGAAGCGCAGGCCAAGGCATTGAAAGACAGCACTTATGTCGGTGACAAGTTCGCCGAGCAATCGCGGGCGATGCATTACGGCGAGCGTGACGAAGCCCCGATCCATGGCCGCGCCAGCCTGGAGGATGCGAAGGCGCTGGTGGACGAAGGCGTGCCGGTTGCGCCGCTGCCGTTTCCGGTTGCGCCACCCGACGAGTTGAATTGA
- a CDS encoding Hsp20 family protein, with the protein MSRLDFTPYRRSTVGFDRLFDLLESQARSNSGDNYPPFNIARRGEDSYRITLAVAGFRPEDIDITAQQNLLVVQGKKRDDIDDGSELLHVGIANRGFERRFELADYVRVENADLADGLLLIDLVREVPEAMKPKKIAVNGSATLKAVEGGKAESEADAA; encoded by the coding sequence ATGTCACGACTTGATTTTACCCCCTACCGCCGCAGCACCGTCGGGTTCGACCGGCTGTTCGACCTGCTCGAAAGCCAGGCCCGCTCCAATTCGGGTGACAATTATCCCCCGTTCAACATCGCACGGCGCGGAGAGGATTCGTATCGCATCACCCTGGCAGTTGCCGGCTTCCGGCCTGAGGATATCGACATTACCGCGCAGCAGAACCTGCTGGTCGTGCAGGGCAAGAAGCGCGATGATATCGATGACGGGTCCGAGCTGCTGCATGTCGGAATCGCGAATCGCGGTTTCGAACGGCGATTCGAACTGGCCGATTACGTCCGGGTCGAGAATGCCGACCTTGCCGACGGGCTACTGCTGATCGATCTCGTGCGAGAGGTGCCCGAGGCGATGAAGCCCAAGAAGATCGCGGTCAATGGCAGCGCGACGCTCAAGGCCGTCGAAGGCGGCAAGGCCGAAAGCGAAGCCGACGCAGCCTGA
- a CDS encoding septum formation initiator family protein, which produces MKQGLALMALLILTGLAIAGPTGLLAWSENSQLLEQREAQIAALTDKRDALKNRVELLDPEAADPDLIGELLRHQNVVHPDELVVTLEDE; this is translated from the coding sequence ATGAAGCAGGGATTGGCGCTGATGGCGCTGCTGATCCTGACCGGACTGGCGATTGCCGGGCCGACCGGTCTGCTCGCCTGGAGCGAGAACTCCCAGCTGCTCGAACAGCGCGAGGCGCAGATTGCCGCGCTTACCGACAAGCGCGATGCGCTCAAGAACCGCGTCGAACTGCTCGATCCCGAAGCCGCCGATCCCGATCTCATCGGAGAATTGCTGCGGCATCAGAATGTCGTTCATCCCGATGAACTGGTCGTCACGCTCGAAGACGAGTGA
- a CDS encoding mechanosensitive ion channel family protein, with protein MLTTLTNQNNAMATGFVAMLPQIAISLIIVVITAIVARFTAKITDLLIGKTDIRPSLRQLIETLVKLGTWVLGLMIAAIVVFPDLTPGSLIAGLGIGAVAIGFAFQDIFENFLAGVLIMVREKMRIGDVIECEGIIGKVEHITLRETHIRALSGELTVVPNSVLFKNPVEILTDREQRRHDVVIGVSYDTNLDEAADVIRTAVSVIEQVDDEKGVDVFAQEFNSSSVDFLVRWWSGSAPRSGRESKDQVVRAIKRGLDEAGIEIPFPYITHTFKEKVPMGENPGEPSTGG; from the coding sequence ATGCTCACGACACTGACCAACCAGAACAACGCCATGGCCACCGGATTCGTCGCCATGCTTCCGCAAATTGCGATCTCACTCATTATCGTCGTCATCACCGCGATCGTCGCGCGCTTCACCGCGAAAATCACCGATCTGCTGATCGGCAAGACCGATATCCGTCCGTCGCTGCGACAGCTGATCGAGACTCTCGTGAAGCTGGGCACGTGGGTTCTCGGCCTGATGATTGCCGCGATTGTCGTGTTCCCCGACCTGACGCCCGGCAGCCTGATCGCGGGACTGGGCATCGGCGCGGTCGCGATCGGATTTGCGTTTCAGGATATCTTCGAGAATTTCCTCGCAGGGGTGCTGATCATGGTCCGCGAAAAGATGCGGATCGGCGACGTGATCGAATGCGAGGGCATCATCGGCAAGGTCGAGCACATAACCCTGCGCGAAACCCACATCCGCGCGCTATCGGGAGAACTGACCGTCGTGCCCAATTCGGTGCTGTTCAAGAACCCGGTCGAAATCCTGACCGATCGGGAACAGCGGCGGCACGATGTCGTGATCGGCGTTTCCTACGACACCAACCTCGACGAGGCGGCAGACGTAATCCGCACGGCAGTGAGCGTAATCGAGCAAGTGGATGACGAGAAGGGCGTCGATGTGTTCGCGCAGGAATTCAATTCGTCGTCGGTCGATTTCCTGGTGCGCTGGTGGTCCGGATCGGCCCCGCGTTCGGGACGCGAGAGCAAGGACCAGGTTGTTCGCGCGATCAAGCGCGGCCTCGACGAGGCGGGCATCGAAATCCCGTTCCCGTACATCACGCACACGTTCAAGGAGAAGGTGCCGATGGGCGAGAACCCGGGGGAGCCGAGCACTGGTGGTTGA
- the pdhA gene encoding pyruvate dehydrogenase (acetyl-transferring) E1 component subunit alpha: protein MAKQPSKAKSTAKKPANRKPAATKQAAKSAPSDDPDFVLHSLQEEFESSKRFNASIDQMLAFYEQMLLIRRFEEKAGQLYGLGLIGGFCHLYIGQEAVAIGLQSALDGDKDSVITGYRDHGHMLAYGIDPKVIMAELTGREAGISKGKGGSMHMFSTEHKFYGGHGIVGAQVALGGGLALAHQYKGDGGICLAYFGDGAANQGQVYETFNMAALWNLPIVFVVEDNQYAMGTSTKRSSAETRFYRRGTSFRIPGMEVNGMDVLEVRAAAEVAFKHVREGKGPVLMELNTYRYRGHSMSDPAKYRTREEVQDQRDHHDPIEGLKKVLIEQGKSEEDLKAIDKEIRARVAEAADFAENSPEPEPSELYTDVLVESY from the coding sequence TTGGCCAAACAGCCCAGCAAGGCAAAGAGCACGGCGAAAAAGCCGGCGAACCGCAAGCCTGCCGCCACCAAGCAGGCCGCGAAGTCGGCGCCGTCGGACGATCCGGATTTCGTCCTGCATTCGCTGCAAGAGGAATTCGAATCCAGCAAGCGGTTCAACGCCAGCATCGATCAGATGCTCGCATTCTACGAGCAGATGCTGCTGATCCGCCGCTTCGAGGAAAAGGCCGGGCAGCTTTACGGGCTCGGGCTGATTGGTGGATTCTGCCATCTGTACATCGGGCAGGAAGCGGTGGCGATCGGGCTGCAATCGGCGCTTGATGGCGACAAGGACAGCGTGATCACCGGCTATCGCGATCATGGTCACATGCTCGCCTACGGCATCGATCCCAAGGTCATCATGGCCGAGCTGACCGGTCGCGAAGCGGGCATTTCGAAGGGCAAGGGCGGCTCGATGCACATGTTCAGCACCGAGCACAAATTCTATGGCGGCCACGGCATCGTCGGCGCGCAGGTGGCACTGGGCGGCGGCCTCGCGCTGGCGCATCAGTACAAGGGCGACGGCGGTATCTGCCTCGCCTATTTTGGCGACGGCGCGGCCAACCAGGGGCAGGTCTACGAAACGTTCAACATGGCCGCGCTCTGGAACCTGCCGATCGTGTTCGTGGTCGAGGACAACCAGTACGCGATGGGCACGTCGACCAAGCGATCGTCGGCCGAAACGCGATTTTACCGGCGCGGTACGTCGTTCCGCATTCCCGGGATGGAAGTGAACGGAATGGACGTGCTCGAGGTTCGTGCTGCGGCCGAGGTCGCGTTCAAGCATGTGCGCGAGGGCAAGGGGCCGGTGCTGATGGAGCTCAACACCTACCGCTATCGCGGACATTCGATGTCCGACCCGGCAAAATACCGCACCCGAGAAGAAGTGCAGGACCAGCGCGACCACCACGACCCGATCGAGGGGCTGAAGAAGGTTCTGATCGAACAGGGCAAGAGCGAGGAAGACCTCAAGGCGATCGACAAGGAGATCCGCGCCCGCGTGGCCGAGGCTGCCGATTTCGCCGAAAATTCACCCGAGCCGGAACCGTCGGAACTCTACACCGACGTGCTGGTGGAGAGCTACTGA
- a CDS encoding haloalkane dehalogenase, whose amino-acid sequence MKILTSDPARFTDLPDYPFEEHWIAVDLGDGYSGRMHYLDEGPQDAPPVLLFHGEPSWSFLYRKMIPVLVDAGFRCLAPDLIGFGKSDKPDDIGFYTYDRHVSWLKQWRDAVVPQPAALFCQDWGGLLGLRMVGEEPDRFACVVASNTFLPTGGTPSPAFLAWRHFAKTSPDFMIGELLQRATATERSEAEIASYDAPFPDEPSKAGARAFPALVPVEDGMDGIAQNKRAWVGLAAYDKPFLTLFGEDDPVTGGLGETLASRIAGAQGMPHAMLSTCGHFCQEDRPAELAQGVIDTARTASFLA is encoded by the coding sequence ATGAAGATACTGACATCCGACCCGGCCCGCTTCACCGATCTGCCCGATTATCCGTTTGAAGAGCACTGGATCGCCGTCGACCTTGGCGACGGCTATAGCGGGCGGATGCACTATCTCGACGAAGGGCCGCAGGATGCGCCGCCCGTCCTGCTGTTCCACGGCGAGCCGAGCTGGAGCTTCCTCTATCGCAAGATGATCCCGGTCCTCGTCGATGCCGGGTTCCGCTGTCTCGCGCCCGACCTGATCGGGTTCGGCAAGAGCGACAAGCCCGACGATATCGGCTTCTACACTTACGATCGGCACGTCAGCTGGCTCAAGCAGTGGCGCGACGCCGTGGTGCCTCAGCCGGCAGCGCTGTTCTGCCAAGACTGGGGCGGGCTGCTCGGCCTGCGAATGGTCGGCGAGGAACCCGATCGCTTTGCCTGCGTCGTTGCCAGCAACACCTTCCTGCCGACCGGCGGGACCCCCTCGCCCGCATTCCTCGCGTGGCGACACTTCGCCAAGACCTCGCCCGATTTCATGATCGGCGAGCTGCTGCAACGCGCCACCGCGACCGAGCGCAGCGAAGCCGAAATCGCCTCCTATGACGCGCCCTTCCCCGACGAGCCGAGCAAGGCGGGCGCGCGGGCATTCCCGGCGCTGGTCCCGGTCGAAGACGGTATGGACGGGATCGCGCAGAACAAACGGGCATGGGTTGGACTGGCCGCGTACGACAAGCCGTTCCTGACGCTGTTCGGAGAGGACGACCCGGTAACCGGCGGGCTCGGCGAAACGCTCGCAAGCCGCATCGCGGGGGCTCAGGGCATGCCGCACGCTATGCTCTCGACCTGCGGGCATTTCTGTCAGGAGGATCGCCCGGCCGAACTTGCGCAGGGCGTCATCGACACCGCCAGGACGGCGAGCTTTCTCGCTTGA
- a CDS encoding CTP synthase, giving the protein MARYIFITGGVVSSLGKGLMAASLAALLQARGYKVRIRKFDPYLNVDPGTMSPYQHGEVYVTDDGAETDLDLGHYERFTGVSARQSDNITSGRVYRDIIAKERRGDYLGATVQVIPHVTDAIKEFALADQGDHDFILCEIGGTVGDIESLPFMEAIRQMRNELEPLQTLSVHVTLVPYIAAAGELKTKPTQHSVRELASLGIKPDVLLCRAEQPIPDAERQKIANFCNVRKSAVIPALDAPSIYSVPLQYHQEGLDTEVLRGFGITDAPAPDLSAWNDVTERYFNPEGEVTIGVVGKYVGLPDAYKSLNEALVHGGLANRVKVQIKWIDAELFEGDESEIVSELEPLHGILVPGGFGERGSEGKIASVRFARERKVPFFGICLGMQMACIEGARNAGFASASSTEFGETSEPVVGIITEWMSEDGLEQREAGGDLGGTMRLGAYDAKLSGNSHVARMYHGAEVISERHRHRYEVNSAYIDPLEKQGLVFSGMSPDGLLPEIVERADHPWFVGVQFHPELKSKPFDPHPLFAGFIAAAVEQSRLV; this is encoded by the coding sequence ATGGCGCGGTATATTTTCATCACCGGCGGCGTGGTCTCCTCGCTCGGCAAAGGATTGATGGCGGCTAGTCTGGCTGCCCTGTTGCAGGCGCGAGGCTACAAGGTCCGCATCCGGAAATTCGATCCCTACCTCAATGTCGATCCGGGCACGATGAGCCCGTATCAGCACGGCGAGGTCTACGTCACCGACGACGGGGCCGAGACCGATCTCGACCTTGGCCATTACGAGCGCTTCACCGGCGTATCGGCGCGGCAGAGCGACAACATCACCAGCGGGCGCGTGTATCGCGACATCATCGCCAAGGAACGGCGCGGCGACTATCTCGGCGCGACGGTGCAGGTGATCCCGCATGTGACCGATGCGATCAAGGAATTCGCGCTCGCCGACCAGGGCGACCACGATTTCATCCTGTGCGAGATCGGCGGCACGGTCGGCGACATCGAATCGCTGCCGTTCATGGAAGCGATCCGTCAGATGCGCAACGAGCTCGAACCGCTCCAGACGCTCAGCGTCCATGTCACGCTCGTCCCCTACATTGCGGCGGCGGGGGAATTGAAAACCAAACCGACCCAGCATTCGGTGCGCGAGCTCGCCAGCCTCGGGATCAAGCCTGACGTGCTTCTGTGCCGCGCCGAGCAACCGATTCCGGATGCCGAGCGGCAGAAGATCGCCAATTTCTGCAACGTGCGCAAATCCGCCGTGATCCCCGCGCTCGATGCGCCGTCGATCTATTCGGTCCCGCTGCAATACCATCAGGAGGGGCTCGATACCGAAGTGTTGCGTGGCTTCGGCATCACCGATGCGCCGGCACCCGACCTGTCTGCCTGGAATGACGTTACCGAGCGCTACTTCAATCCGGAAGGCGAGGTGACGATCGGGGTGGTGGGCAAATATGTCGGACTGCCCGATGCCTACAAGAGCCTGAACGAAGCGCTGGTCCACGGCGGGCTCGCAAACCGAGTCAAGGTCCAGATCAAGTGGATCGATGCCGAATTGTTCGAAGGCGACGAGAGCGAGATCGTATCGGAGCTCGAACCGCTGCACGGGATCCTCGTGCCCGGCGGGTTCGGCGAGCGCGGCAGCGAAGGCAAGATCGCCAGCGTCCGCTTCGCCCGCGAACGCAAGGTGCCGTTCTTCGGCATCTGCCTAGGCATGCAGATGGCCTGCATTGAGGGGGCACGCAACGCCGGGTTCGCCAGCGCGTCCTCGACCGAATTCGGGGAGACCAGCGAACCGGTCGTCGGGATCATTACCGAATGGATGAGCGAGGACGGACTCGAGCAACGCGAGGCGGGCGGCGATCTCGGCGGGACCATGCGGCTCGGCGCCTACGATGCGAAGCTTTCGGGCAACAGCCATGTCGCGCGCATGTATCACGGGGCTGAGGTGATTTCGGAGCGGCACCGCCACCGTTACGAGGTCAACAGCGCCTATATCGACCCGCTCGAAAAGCAGGGTCTGGTTTTCTCCGGCATGTCACCTGACGGGCTGCTGCCCGAAATCGTGGAACGGGCCGATCACCCCTGGTTCGTCGGCGTGCAGTTCCATCCGGAGCTCAAATCGAAGCCGTTCGATCCGCATCCTCTGTTTGCCGGCTTCATCGCCGCGGCGGTTGAGCAATCGCGCCTGGTGTGA
- the secG gene encoding preprotein translocase subunit SecG, with product MSFFLFLTVIQTIVAAALVGVVLMQRSEGGGLGIGGSPGGALGARGAADFLTRATKWLAVAFVGLSIALAAVAVDTTSADEITSTLDRGGPPAGGAADLLGEPEVPAAPDPLADPAAPATPEAQPTGDVDPLAE from the coding sequence ATGTCGTTTTTTCTCTTTCTCACAGTAATCCAGACGATCGTGGCCGCTGCTCTGGTGGGGGTGGTGCTCATGCAACGCTCCGAAGGCGGCGGACTGGGGATCGGAGGCAGCCCGGGTGGCGCACTCGGCGCACGCGGCGCTGCCGATTTCCTCACCCGCGCGACGAAATGGCTGGCAGTCGCGTTTGTGGGACTGTCGATCGCGCTGGCGGCGGTTGCCGTCGACACGACGAGCGCCGATGAAATCACTTCCACGCTCGATCGCGGCGGTCCGCCGGCGGGCGGCGCCGCCGATTTGCTGGGTGAACCCGAAGTTCCTGCCGCTCCCGATCCGCTCGCCGATCCGGCTGCCCCCGCCACGCCCGAGGCACAGCCGACCGGCGACGTCGACCCGCTCGCCGAATAG
- a CDS encoding MFS transporter codes for MSEADGYLGRAQEYALAVTVAAVTANAYYIHPIIGEVAVGFDVGEARIGIVPALNQLALALGILLLLPLGDRFSNRLLCLVFVAAQSLFLLGMALAQGFLLFTLSSTLLGFVTIAPYLIPAFASKRVAPERLGQVTALLTAGVIFGILVARVGAGIVAEHFGWRTVYWCAFAIMAVTTLALPLAMRSDADVTKRPSGSYGALISSVFILAAQHRDTMISAIIQALNFAAFTATWLALALHLTSAELGYGVDAVGYLAGIAAVSIFATPRLGRWADRIGPRRARSIAALVQLAGIALFYPLGFSIWTLLVPLTLVNLVGPTIDVTGRMTFLALEPDIRTRLTTSYIVIMFTGGALGSVLGTTIYDAAGWGGTCALLLGISGGVVALSWLAQRTDRRARI; via the coding sequence TTGAGCGAGGCCGACGGCTATCTTGGCCGCGCGCAGGAATATGCACTTGCGGTGACGGTCGCGGCGGTGACTGCCAACGCGTATTACATCCACCCGATCATCGGCGAGGTCGCGGTCGGTTTCGACGTCGGCGAGGCCCGGATCGGGATTGTCCCGGCGCTCAACCAGCTGGCGCTGGCGCTCGGCATCCTGCTGCTGTTGCCGCTCGGCGACCGTTTCTCGAACCGGCTGCTCTGTCTGGTCTTCGTCGCCGCGCAGAGCCTGTTCCTGCTCGGCATGGCGCTGGCGCAAGGTTTCCTGCTCTTCACCCTGTCATCGACGCTGCTCGGTTTCGTCACCATCGCGCCCTATCTCATCCCCGCATTCGCCTCGAAGCGCGTGGCGCCCGAACGGCTCGGACAGGTCACCGCGCTGCTCACCGCCGGGGTGATCTTCGGAATTCTGGTCGCGCGGGTGGGCGCAGGGATCGTCGCCGAACACTTCGGTTGGCGCACCGTCTACTGGTGCGCCTTCGCCATCATGGCCGTGACCACGCTCGCGCTGCCGCTCGCGATGCGCAGCGACGCGGACGTGACGAAGCGACCCAGCGGCAGTTACGGCGCGCTCATCAGCTCGGTGTTCATCCTTGCGGCGCAGCACCGCGACACCATGATCTCGGCGATCATCCAGGCGCTCAACTTTGCCGCCTTTACCGCGACCTGGCTCGCCCTGGCGCTGCATCTCACCAGCGCCGAGCTTGGCTATGGAGTCGACGCCGTCGGCTATCTTGCCGGGATCGCAGCGGTCAGCATTTTCGCGACCCCGCGGCTAGGGCGCTGGGCGGACCGGATCGGTCCCCGGCGCGCGCGTTCGATCGCCGCGCTGGTCCAGCTGGCAGGGATTGCGCTGTTCTATCCGCTGGGATTCAGCATCTGGACGTTGCTGGTGCCTCTGACACTGGTGAACCTGGTCGGCCCGACGATCGATGTGACCGGGCGAATGACCTTTCTCGCGCTTGAGCCGGACATCCGCACGCGTCTCACGACCAGCTACATCGTCATCATGTTCACCGGCGGAGCGCTGGGGAGCGTGCTCGGCACCACGATCTACGATGCCGCCGGATGGGGCGGAACCTGCGCCTTGCTGCTGGGAATTTCCGGGGGCGTGGTCGCGCTGTCATGGCTGGCCCAGCGGACGGACCGGCGCGCCCGGATTTAA